The Streptomyces cynarae genome contains a region encoding:
- the sucD gene encoding succinate--CoA ligase subunit alpha → MAIFLTKDSKVLVQGMTGGEGMKHTRRMLAAGTNVVGGVNPRKAGHGVDFDNRAVPVFGSVREGMDATGADVTVVFVPPAFAKAAVLEAADAGIALAVVITEGIPVHDSVAFTSYAKSTGTRIIGPNCPGLITPGQSNAGIIPADITKPGRIGLVSKSGTLTYQLMYELRDIGFSTCVGIGGDPVVGTSHIDCLAAFEADPDTELIVMIGEIGGDAEERAAAYIRDHVTKPVVGYIAGFTAPEGRTMGHAGAIVSGSSGTARAKRDALEAVGVKVGGTPAETARLALGALADQA, encoded by the coding sequence ATGGCGATCTTCCTGACCAAGGACAGCAAGGTCCTCGTCCAGGGCATGACCGGCGGCGAGGGCATGAAGCACACCCGCCGCATGCTCGCGGCCGGCACGAACGTCGTCGGCGGCGTCAACCCGCGCAAGGCGGGCCACGGTGTCGACTTCGACAACCGTGCCGTCCCCGTCTTCGGCTCCGTCCGCGAGGGCATGGACGCCACCGGGGCCGACGTCACCGTCGTCTTCGTCCCGCCCGCGTTCGCCAAGGCGGCCGTCCTGGAGGCCGCGGACGCCGGCATCGCCCTCGCGGTCGTCATCACCGAGGGCATCCCGGTCCACGACTCCGTCGCCTTCACCTCGTACGCGAAGTCCACGGGCACCCGGATCATCGGCCCCAACTGCCCCGGTCTGATCACCCCGGGACAGTCCAACGCGGGCATCATCCCCGCCGACATCACCAAGCCCGGCCGGATCGGCCTGGTCTCCAAGTCCGGCACGCTCACCTACCAGCTCATGTACGAGCTGCGGGACATCGGCTTCTCCACATGCGTCGGCATCGGCGGCGACCCCGTCGTCGGCACGAGCCACATCGACTGCCTGGCCGCCTTCGAGGCCGACCCGGACACCGAGCTGATCGTGATGATCGGTGAGATCGGCGGCGACGCGGAGGAACGGGCCGCCGCCTACATCCGCGACCACGTCACCAAGCCCGTGGTCGGCTACATCGCCGGCTTCACCGCGCCCGAGGGCAGGACCATGGGGCACGCCGGCGCCATCGTCTCCGGCTCGTCCGGCACCGCCCGCGCGAAGCGGGACGCGCTGGAGGCGGTCGGCGTGAAAGTGGGTGGCACACCGGCCGAAACGGCACGACTGGCACTCGGCGCACTGGCAGACCAGGCGTGA